One window from the genome of Sebastes umbrosus isolate fSebUmb1 chromosome 12, fSebUmb1.pri, whole genome shotgun sequence encodes:
- the LOC119498692 gene encoding protein zyg-11 homolog, whose translation MDDEGPQALCDLCLTQVCGSLDALCSRRADGSMCLSWAPVFPQEMADQLLHKMATKGILNDTTVGIFRNCKELRLRRASMRCCPVSAEAFRLALCPHRLQELDASWASGGLTGANIISGLASNPECRSSLQRLSLAGLQVDWESVVEDGGTRVGFSSLQGLRTLNFANTDLTDVVLEDICTLPQLESLDISGSAVSKLTALLGCKNTLRSLIAHRLRQLDMSPARLLFVFNQLHSLRHLDFSEDHFSADDSDGRDGDETVRQLLEASPQVLPSLVSLDISGRKRTSEGAVRAFVEARGGLVFLGLLATGASSCDVLSSQKNLKVTGEANENQVSEALRRYRDRECFIREALIHLYNLTTNSDKPRPDMLKLVLSGMQSHPASLHVHLVATACVFNLTTQDLAEAMPVSLLSSTVTQLLSAMKTFPSHQQVQKNCLLALCSDYILQEVPFDKYLAATLMINWLHSHEDATLQMAVAVISLLVAKLSREETAQLGNDVFIMKQLLAIVQQKAMAGVVDTTLKFALSALWNLTDETPAAARNFIECQGLELYEEVLETYYTEPAVQQKVLGLLNNIAEVEVLQADLMEEGLLEHILNLLQDSQVEVGVRYFAGGTLAQLASRPEAWTLGDELLSTVLEELHASIMTWTQLEREMVSYRSFQPFFPLLETWQPSGVQLWAVWAIHLVCSQNTSHYSSMMEAEGVTELLRALAAHPNTHSDIKGLTDSILRMVEQHQSHSGNQTGPRNL comes from the exons CATGTGCCTCAGCTGGGCCCCAGTCTTCCCACAGGAGATGGCAGACCAGTTACTGCATAAGATGGCAACTAAAG GGATACTGAATGACACAACTGTTGGGATTTTCCGAAACTGCAAAGAGCTCCGGCTGCGGCGAGCCTCCATGCGCTGCTGTCCAGTGTCCGCAGAAGCTTTCCGCCTGGCCCTCTGCCCTCACCGGCTCCAGGAACTAGACGCCTCCTGGGCGTCTGGCGGCCTCACCGGGGCCAACATCATCTCAGGCCTGGCCTCCAACCCGGAGTGCAGATCCAGCCTGCAGAGGTTGTCCCTAGCTGGGCTACAGGTGGACTGGGAGTCTGtggtggaggatggagggaccCGTGTTGGCTTCAGCTCCCTGCAGGGCTTGAGGACGCTCAACTTCGCCAACACAGACCTGACTGATGTCGTCCTTGAGGATATTTGCACTCTACCTCAGCTGGAGAGCCTGGACATCTCCGGCAGTGCCGTCTCGAAGCTTACAGCACTCCTCGGTTGCAAGAACACGCTGAGATCTTTGATCGCCCACCGGCTGCGGCAGCTGGATATGTCGCCTGCCAGGTTGCTCTTTGTCTTCAACCAACTTCACTCTCTCAGACATCTAGACTTTTCAGAGGACCATTTTTCTGCGGATGACAGTGACGGGAGAGACGGGGATGAGACAGTGCGGCAGCTTCTGGAGGCGAGTCCACAGGTCCTCCCCTCCCTTGTTTCTCTAGATATCTCTGGACGGAAGAGAACCAGTGAAGGAGCAGTCAGAGCGTTTGTAGAGGCCAGAGGTGGACTGGTCTTCCTGGGTCTGCTAGCCACCGGGGCGAGCTCCTGTGACGTCCTGTCTTCACAGAAAAACCTCAAA GTAACTGGAGAAGCTAATGAGAACCAGGTGTCTGAGGCCCTGAGAAGGTACAGAGACCGCGAGTGTTTCATACGAGAGGCCCTCATCCATCTCTACAATCTAACCACCAACAGTGACAAACCACGGCCAGATATGCTAAAG CTTGTGCTGAGTGGGATGCAGAGCCACCCCGCCTCCCTGCACGTCCACCTGGTGGCCACGGCGTGCGTGTTCAACCTGACCACTCAGGACCTGGCGGAGGCCATGCCCGTCAGCCTGCTCAGCTCCACCGTCACCCAGCTGTTGTCCGCCATGAAGACCTTCCCCAGCCACCAACAG GTGCAAAAAAACTGCCTGCTGGCACTCTGCAGTGACTACATCCTTCAGGAAGTCCCTTTTGACAA GTATTTAGCCGCCACGCTGATGATCAACTGGCTGCACAGCCACGAGGATGCAACCCTCCAGATGGCTGTGGCTGTCATCTCCCTTCTGGTGGCCAAG TTGTCCAGAGAGGAGACTGCTCAGCTCGGCAACGACGTCTTTATCATGAAG CAGCTGCTGGCTATCGTGCAGCAGAAAGCCATGGCGGGAGTGGTGGACACCACGCTGAAGTTCGCCCTGAGCGCTCTGTGGAATCTGACGGATGAGACGCCTGCCGCTGCTCGCAATTTCATAGAGTGCCAGGGCCTGGAGCTGTACGAGGAGGTTCTTGAG ACCTACTACACTGAACCCGCCGTTCAGCAGAAAGTTCTCGGCCTCTTG AACAACATAGCAGAGGTGGAGGTTTTACAGGCGGACCTGATGGAGGAAGGCCTGCTGGAACACATCCTCAACCTGCTGCAGGACTcccaggtggaggtgggggtGCGTTACTTTGCAGGGGGGACCCTGGCACAGCTTGCCTCCAGACCGGAGGCCTGGACCCTGGGAGACGAGCTGCTCAGCACCGTACTGGaggagctg CATGCATCCATAATGACATGGACCCAACTCGAGAGAGAAATGGTCTCTTACAG GTCGTTCCAGCCATTTTTCCCTCTTCTTGAGACCTGGCAGCCCTCGGGGGTGCAGCTGTGGGCAGTCTGGGCCATACATCTGGTCTGCAGTCAAAACA CTTCACATTACAGCAGCATGATGGAGGCGGAGGGCGTGACTGAACTTCTGAGGGCTCTGGCTGCACATCCCAACACACACAGCGACATTAAAGGACTGACTGACAGCATCTTGCGTATGGTTGAGCAACACCAGAGTCACTCCGGCAACCAGACGGGGCCTCGAAACCTTTGA